ACCGGTTTTAAAATTTTAATTTTTATTATAAATTTTTTTAATATTATCCATTTTTGAGGTCATTCCTTGGAAGAGGTAATCCACTAGGGTGATTGCTACCATGGATTCTACTACAACCACAGCCCTTGGCACGATAATGGGATCGTGACGGCCTATAATCTGTACCTCTATATTTTCATTAAATTTATTTGCCGTAGTTTGGGGTCTTCCTATGGAAGCGGTGGGCTTTATGGCGGCTCTTAAGATGATTTCTGAACCGTCGCTGATTCCTCCCAAGATTCCTCCGGCATGATTAGTTAACTTAATTAGCTTTTTATTTTCGTCATAGGCAAAGGGATCATTATTTTCTGAACCGGTATGGGTGGCAGCTAAAAAACCATCTCCAATTTCAACACCCTTAACAGCCCCAATAGACATTACTGCCTTTGCAAGGGCGGCATCAAGCTTATCAAATACCGGCTCTCCTATGCCTGGAGGCATGCCTGTTACGATACATTCAATAACGCCCCCTACAGAATCGTTTTCTTCCTGTTTTTCCTGAATATATTCTTCTGCCTTTTTAGAGGCCTCAGGATCAGGCATAGATAGGGGATTAGTTAATGAGTATTCTTTTCGGCAATTTTTATAGTCAATGGTAATAGGGCCTATGGACTTGGTATAGGCATATACCGATATGCCAAGTTCTCTTAAGATAGCGGCAGCTATGGCTCCTGCGGCTACTCTACTGATGGTTTCTCTTCCGGAGGAGCGTCCGCCTCCCCGGTAATCCCTAAAACCATATTTCATGTCATAGGTATAATCGGCATGTCCGGGCCGGTAATATGAAGCAATCTCTGAATAATCAGATGAACGCTGATTTTCATTAAATACAATTAGAGATATGGGAGTTCCCGTAGTCTTTCCCTCAAAT
This genomic interval from Herbinix luporum contains the following:
- the aroC gene encoding chorismate synthase, translating into MSGSIYGKNFTISTWGESHGEGYGVVVDGCPAGLPIDESQIQAYLKRRKPGQTKFSTPRKEDDKVRILSGVFEGKTTGTPISLIVFNENQRSSDYSEIASYYRPGHADYTYDMKYGFRDYRGGGRSSGRETISRVAAGAIAAAILRELGISVYAYTKSIGPITIDYKNCRKEYSLTNPLSMPDPEASKKAEEYIQEKQEENDSVGGVIECIVTGMPPGIGEPVFDKLDAALAKAVMSIGAVKGVEIGDGFLAATHTGSENNDPFAYDENKKLIKLTNHAGGILGGISDGSEIILRAAIKPTASIGRPQTTANKFNENIEVQIIGRHDPIIVPRAVVVVESMVAITLVDYLFQGMTSKMDNIKKIYNKN